In Shouchella patagoniensis, the following are encoded in one genomic region:
- a CDS encoding helix-turn-helix domain-containing protein: MKRLAELRYKHNLTQEQLAKLLSVSRNTYANYELGVREMDYSMLVFLANHYKVSIDYIFERTDNPILPEQISTDEAEYVERSLELYRDMKKKL, translated from the coding sequence TTGAAAAGACTAGCTGAATTACGGTACAAACATAACCTTACACAAGAACAATTGGCAAAATTGCTATCAGTAAGTCGTAATACATACGCCAATTATGAATTAGGTGTAAGAGAGATGGACTATTCTATGTTGGTATTTCTAGCGAACCACTATAAGGTAAGCATTGACTACATATTTGAAAGAACAGATAATCCAATCTTACCGGAACAAATTTCAACCGATGAGGCTGAATATGTAGAAAGAAGCTTAGAGCTTTATAGAGATATGAAAAAGAAGCTTTAA
- a CDS encoding AimR family lysis-lysogeny pheromone receptor yields MEQFRIEIENLMNEKNILSANIAEALGLQKSVMHRFLSGNTLEFSNALRVARFLDPINYLKIMDDYCKTIDKKIGILCAFEYASNFNRDELTKQLIEKHADKKGEIADYIKVYKTFLNRDNISHAEMMEFTKDNYGKTSSLELKTKILLIEASLYFGSMKFNTVHSLIDAIQVKIDGIANKFIKEAFKVRLSLYGANAELKAMGNVDKTVEYCRHLINSYASTDALIASAHHTLGHAYIFDRKEESEFLFKKASKLYYASGFEEVSKAVLENDLCLVKNIHGEEFDLSLTDGEELAHQYIVRGEIDKAIEVLDRVEVTPYSLLYRGIATRNFPLILEAHGIMMKAGDNFFIKIFERELYRLYNHKGEDIYEKVN; encoded by the coding sequence GTGGAACAGTTCAGAATTGAAATAGAGAATTTAATGAATGAGAAAAACATTTTATCCGCAAATATAGCTGAAGCATTAGGGTTGCAAAAATCAGTTATGCATAGGTTTTTGTCTGGTAACACCTTAGAATTCAGCAACGCATTGAGAGTTGCGAGGTTTCTTGATCCGATCAATTATTTAAAAATCATGGATGATTACTGTAAAACGATCGATAAAAAGATTGGGATACTATGCGCTTTTGAGTATGCTTCAAATTTTAATAGAGACGAATTAACAAAACAATTGATTGAAAAGCATGCAGATAAGAAGGGGGAAATTGCAGACTATATAAAAGTCTATAAAACTTTCCTTAATCGTGACAATATTTCTCATGCTGAAATGATGGAGTTCACTAAGGATAATTATGGCAAAACATCTTCATTAGAATTGAAAACAAAAATCCTTTTGATCGAAGCTAGTCTCTATTTTGGTAGCATGAAATTCAATACAGTTCATTCATTAATTGATGCTATTCAAGTTAAGATTGATGGTATAGCAAACAAGTTTATTAAAGAAGCGTTTAAAGTAAGGCTGTCGTTATATGGTGCAAATGCTGAATTGAAAGCAATGGGAAATGTAGATAAAACAGTTGAGTACTGTAGACATTTAATTAATAGTTATGCATCCACAGATGCTCTAATTGCTTCTGCTCATCACACATTGGGTCACGCCTATATATTCGACAGAAAAGAAGAAAGTGAATTTTTGTTTAAAAAAGCAAGCAAACTTTACTATGCATCAGGATTCGAGGAAGTATCTAAAGCGGTTCTTGAAAATGATTTATGTTTAGTTAAGAACATTCATGGTGAAGAGTTTGATTTGTCATTGACTGATGGAGAAGAGTTAGCACATCAGTATATTGTTAGAGGTGAGATTGATAAAGCGATTGAAGTTTTAGATCGAGTTGAAGTGACTCCATATTCATTGCTTTATAGAGGCATCGCAACAAGAAATTTCCCCTTAATACTGGAAGCACATGGTATAATGATGAAAGCAGGAGATAATTTCTTTATCAAGATTTTTGAGAGGGAATTATATCGGCTATACAATCACAAAGGGGAAGATATTTATGAAAAAGTTAATTAA
- a CDS encoding replication-relaxation family protein: MRTTKEFSEKREIQILSSLDKHDYMSRGQIQQLHNLKSDRNACKVLSQMGPYLNSFRDGQNIFYLNKRGAQHIDAKGDARQKISNVRHYLMRTDAYMHFGKPTHWAKEAPFRINGLSVIPDVTFSLSVLGNKKVYLLEIDNTQKMKVNREKIETYAKMKRTGIFQQTHGYFPQLVWLTRSIVRRDELNKWCVESQLGCKVLLWEEIK; encoded by the coding sequence ATGAGAACAACGAAGGAGTTCAGCGAAAAGAGGGAGATTCAAATATTATCGAGTTTGGATAAGCATGATTATATGTCCCGTGGGCAGATCCAGCAGTTGCATAATTTAAAAAGTGATCGGAATGCGTGTAAAGTACTTTCGCAAATGGGCCCATATCTAAACTCATTTCGTGATGGCCAGAATATTTTCTATCTCAACAAACGAGGCGCACAGCACATCGATGCAAAAGGGGATGCGCGTCAAAAGATCTCCAACGTCAGGCATTATCTCATGCGTACAGATGCTTACATGCACTTTGGTAAACCTACTCATTGGGCAAAAGAAGCTCCATTCCGAATCAATGGTTTATCGGTAATTCCAGACGTTACCTTTAGTCTTTCTGTATTGGGAAATAAAAAAGTTTATCTGCTGGAAATTGATAATACGCAAAAGATGAAGGTGAATAGAGAGAAGATAGAGACATATGCAAAGATGAAGAGAACGGGTATCTTCCAACAAACTCACGGTTACTTCCCACAGCTGGTGTGGTTGACGAGAAGCATAGTGCGTAGGGACGAATTGAATAAATGGTGCGTAGAATCGCAGTTAGGATGCAAGGTCTTGCTGTGGGAAGAGATTAAATAA